A section of the Papio anubis isolate 15944 chromosome 2, Panubis1.0, whole genome shotgun sequence genome encodes:
- the SMIM4 gene encoding small integral membrane protein 4, whose amino-acid sequence MFTRAQVRRILQRVPGKQRLGIYRFLPFFFVLGGTMEWIMIKVRVGQETFYDVYRRKASERQYQRRLEDE is encoded by the exons ATGTTCACCAGGGCCCAGGTGAGACGGATTCTGCAGCGGGTGCCCGGGAAGCAGCGACTTGGCATCTACCGGTTCCTGCCCTTCTTTTTTGTCCTGGGAGGAACGATGGAGTGGATCATGATTAAAGTGCGCGTAGGCCAGGAGACCTTCT ATGATGTCTACCGTAGAAAAGCCTCAGAAAGACAGTATCAGAGAAGGCTGGAAGATGAATGA